From the Bacteroidota bacterium genome, the window CAGGGGCCAGTTCGACTCGGATAGCCGAAAGGACAACCAGGCCAGAAGGGCTGCACGGCTGAGCCCTGCCCAGCAGGCCTACCGAAGCCTCTATCAGCCCATCAACTTCGACTGGCGCTTCGGGGCCAACTATACCCTAAATTATAGCCGACCCTTTGACGTGGCTACCGAGCAGATACGCCATAGCCTGAACCTGACTGCCGGCCTGAAGCCTACCCCCAACTGGGACCTGAGCCTGAACACGAACTACGACCTGGAGAACGAAGAATTTGCCTTTACCCAGGTGAACATAAGCCGAGACCTGCACTGCTGGCAGATGACCCTCAGCTGGATCCCCATTGGCATCCGACAGAGCTATCTCATTACCCTGAATGTAAAGGCCTCTACCCTGAAGGACCTGAAGATAACCAAGCGAAGAGACTGGCGCGATACCTTTATCGACATCCCCTAGTGCCCCGGCGCATACCAAACTATTTGCTTGCTTGCCGGGTTATTATGCCTATGAGCCAGTCTTATCTCCCCATAGATTGCAACCTGTACGACCGCTACCTGGCCCTGGCTACCCTGCGTAGCCCCATACGCCTGGTGTACCAGCTACCTGAGGTTACCTCCACGTATCAGCTAGAGGATACAATTGCTGATGTATATACCCAGGATGGGGCAGAGTGGCTACGCACCACCAACGGAGTCTGCATTCGGCTAGACCACATCCTGCAACTGCAGCCCCTACCCGTAGGCTAGCGCGCTGCTGGTGGGATCCTCCGGGGCACGCCGGCACCCTTTCTTCGCACCCGCTACCCGCTCAAAGTCGCCGTGTGTGCCTGTGGCCAAGGGCAGATTGATCGGCTGGCTGCTAGCCCCTATATTCGTGGGCTATTTTCTGATACACATGAGAAGAACCTGCCTGCTACTGGCCCTGCTGCTACCCCTGGTTGGGCTGGCACAGCCCACCCCCAAACCCCTGAGCCTGGAAGATATCTGGCTGTACTATCGCTTCTATCCGGCGGGTACCGATGGCTTTGCCTGGATGAAAGACGACCGCTACTACACCACCTATACCGAGGCCGGAGACCTGGTGCAGCAGGCCGTGGAGCACGAAGACCAGCAGCAGATGCTGGTAGAGGCCAAAGCCCTGAGCCTGAATGAAAAAAAGAGCCTGAGTGGCACCGCCTATACCCTGAGCACCGGTGGCGGAAAGCTGCTCTTCAGAACGGAACATAAGCCCATCTATCGCCACAGCGCTACCGATCAGTGCTATGTGTACGACCGGCAGGCTCAGCAGCTACAGCCTGTTTTCGATGCCAAGCCTATTATGCACCCCACCTTCAGCCCACAGGAGGACCGGGTAGCCTTTGTGTATGAAAACAACCTGTACATCCAGCCCCTGGGCCAGGAGGCAAAAGCCATCACCACCGATGGGCAGCGAAACCAGCTTATCTACGGCGCCAGCGACTGGGTGTACGAGGAGGAGTTTACCCTGGTGCGTGCCTACGAGTGGTCGCCCACGGGCCGCTACCTGGCCTACTACCGCTTTGACGAAACTGCGGTAAAGCAGTATAGCCTGGACCGCTACGGCAGCCTCTACCCCGAGCCTTATACCTTCAAATACCCCAAGGCCGGAGAGCTGAATGCTGCCGTAAGCCTGCACGTGTATGATACCCAAACCGGAAAGCACA encodes:
- a CDS encoding DPP IV N-terminal domain-containing protein produces the protein MRRTCLLLALLLPLVGLAQPTPKPLSLEDIWLYYRFYPAGTDGFAWMKDDRYYTTYTEAGDLVQQAVEHEDQQQMLVEAKALSLNEKKSLSGTAYTLSTGGGKLLFRTEHKPIYRHSATDQCYVYDRQAQQLQPVFDAKPIMHPTFSPQEDRVAFVYENNLYIQPLGQEAKAITTDGQRNQLIYGASDWVYEEEFTLVRAYEWSPTGRYLAYYRFDETAVKQYSLDRYGSLYPEPYTFKYPKAGELNAAVSLHVYDTQTGKHTDVQSPASPDVYYPRIWWAAGDQLVVARMNRLQNQLDLLLASPENGSTAILLQEKSETYIREISEQTLTFLADGRRYIYLSEKEGFQHAYLREINSSKEIQLTKGDWEITHFYGVDEKAGLIYYQSTEESPLERHIYQADLSGKNKKRLTDEPGTHEADFSPGHSYWVHTYSSVDTPPLSACEMPREK
- a CDS encoding Rho-binding antiterminator — its product is MSQSYLPIDCNLYDRYLALATLRSPIRLVYQLPEVTSTYQLEDTIADVYTQDGAEWLRTTNGVCIRLDHILQLQPLPVG